From a region of the Candidatus Woesearchaeota archaeon genome:
- a CDS encoding radical SAM protein: MYQNQFSMFERIGHTILGNLPFRNIIIENLNKFRIKQIKKLKTPINVVFYVTDGCNLRCKHCFYWKNLKNKNDELKIDKIKKIAKSFKHPLHMLSLTGGEPFMRQDIVEICNLFYKYNNTKRINIATNGILTGKIVEATKIILRNNPTKRFTIFISLDGLQSTHDSIRNYNGSFEKAIKTIKELKKIKNKNLSIFVATTITEQNFEELPELIQFVKALKVIHKFNLLRNNSTVHNIDPSLLHDFDPQHAKLPKNKDLEKVFQIIKNNGKSISNKVETLKIKYSIDLLKNFHKIKCLATFTDMVLFPKGDISVCEPTNSFGNLKDWDYNVYKAWDSKHANKRKSKLKSCSCIQSCNLLNSMKYDTKTLKKIL, encoded by the coding sequence ATGTACCAAAATCAATTTTCAATGTTTGAAAGAATAGGACATACCATACTTGGAAATCTACCTTTTAGAAACATAATAATTGAGAATCTGAACAAATTTAGAATTAAACAAATTAAAAAATTAAAAACTCCAATTAATGTTGTATTTTATGTTACAGATGGCTGTAATTTAAGATGCAAGCATTGTTTTTACTGGAAAAATTTGAAAAATAAAAATGATGAACTTAAAATAGATAAAATTAAAAAAATTGCTAAAAGCTTCAAACACCCATTACATATGTTATCTTTAACAGGCGGAGAACCTTTTATGAGGCAAGATATTGTTGAAATTTGTAATCTTTTTTACAAATATAATAATACAAAAAGAATTAACATTGCAACAAACGGAATACTTACAGGAAAAATAGTTGAAGCTACAAAAATAATATTAAGAAATAATCCCACTAAACGTTTTACGATATTTATATCTTTAGATGGTTTACAAAGTACTCATGATTCGATTAGAAATTATAACGGCTCATTCGAGAAAGCAATTAAAACTATTAAAGAACTTAAAAAGATTAAAAATAAAAATTTATCTATTTTTGTTGCAACTACTATTACAGAACAAAATTTTGAAGAATTACCCGAATTAATTCAATTTGTTAAAGCATTAAAAGTTATCCACAAGTTTAATTTATTGAGAAACAATTCTACTGTGCACAATATTGACCCATCATTACTTCATGATTTTGACCCACAACACGCCAAACTTCCAAAAAATAAAGATCTTGAGAAAGTTTTTCAAATAATAAAAAATAACGGAAAAAGTATTTCAAACAAAGTTGAAACTTTAAAAATTAAATATTCTATAGATCTACTTAAAAATTTTCACAAAATAAAATGTTTAGCTACTTTTACAGACATGGTCCTTTTTCCAAAAGGAGATATCTCTGTTTGTGAACCTACTAACTCTTTTGGGAATTTAAAAGATTGGGATTACAACGTTTACAAAGCATGGGATTCTAAACATGCTAATAAGAGAAAGTCCAAACTTAAATCATGCTCATGTATTCAATCATGTAACTTGCTTAACTCCATGAAGTATGACACAAAAACTCTTAAAAAAATTCTCTAA
- a CDS encoding radical SAM protein: MKVIIANPPWPGEGYGTRSNIRWPHRRGDKVLTFPIYLAYAVSILEKEGYEVIGLDAVDLEEGIPKFVKRVKREQPSLILLETSTPSILHDIETAKRIKREVGCKVVLCGSHVTYYAADIIQDFSFIDFILKGEFDLSIKDLCKAIEGKKSFKEVSGLVYRSMSGIAINPITHVENVDELPYPDRKQFKIENYQQAFFGGKRTGLVISSRGCPYHCTFCLWPETLYGHKHRQRNPKNVINEIEHLVKNYGVDEIYFDDDTFIIKKQWIIVFCNELMNRKLNLPWLCMGRVNTVDYEILKLMKNAGCQEIFYGFESGSQDILNDSNKAITKDQVLKAVRLTQKAGIRATGSFVIGLPNENKSTIKETIDFAIKLHADYVQFTIAAPFPGTQLFEQVKNAGLLEYNSWEDFDGCHGPILRTKSLTKDELVGLQKKMYKQYYFSIPVIIQNLKSMRSVADVRRLVRGFNSLLSRFVFYKK, translated from the coding sequence ATGAAAGTTATTATAGCAAATCCGCCATGGCCCGGAGAGGGTTATGGTACGAGAAGTAACATACGTTGGCCGCATAGAAGAGGAGATAAAGTGCTTACATTTCCTATCTACTTAGCTTATGCAGTATCTATATTGGAAAAGGAAGGTTATGAAGTTATAGGATTAGACGCTGTTGATTTGGAAGAAGGTATCCCTAAATTTGTTAAAAGGGTGAAAAGAGAGCAGCCCAGTCTTATTCTCTTAGAAACATCCACTCCTTCAATTTTGCATGACATTGAAACTGCTAAAAGAATTAAGCGGGAAGTTGGCTGTAAAGTCGTTTTATGCGGTTCACATGTAACATATTATGCAGCGGATATAATACAGGACTTTTCATTTATAGATTTTATATTAAAAGGTGAATTTGACCTTTCTATAAAAGATTTATGCAAAGCAATTGAAGGCAAAAAATCATTCAAGGAAGTTAGTGGGCTCGTGTATCGTTCAATGAGCGGTATAGCTATAAATCCAATAACCCATGTTGAAAATGTTGATGAATTACCTTATCCCGATAGAAAGCAGTTTAAAATTGAAAATTATCAACAAGCATTTTTTGGCGGTAAAAGAACTGGGTTAGTAATCTCAAGCAGGGGATGTCCTTATCATTGCACATTTTGTTTATGGCCTGAAACATTGTACGGACACAAACATAGACAAAGAAATCCAAAAAATGTTATTAATGAAATCGAACATTTAGTTAAAAATTATGGAGTAGATGAAATTTATTTTGATGATGATACCTTTATCATTAAAAAACAGTGGATAATAGTTTTTTGCAATGAATTAATGAATCGTAAACTAAATTTGCCCTGGTTATGTATGGGGAGAGTTAATACTGTTGATTATGAAATATTAAAATTGATGAAAAATGCGGGATGCCAAGAAATATTTTATGGGTTTGAATCAGGTTCTCAGGATATTTTAAATGATTCTAACAAAGCAATTACAAAAGATCAAGTCTTAAAAGCAGTTAGATTAACTCAAAAAGCAGGAATTAGGGCAACAGGGAGCTTTGTTATTGGATTGCCTAATGAGAATAAATCTACGATTAAAGAGACAATTGATTTTGCAATAAAACTTCACGCAGATTATGTGCAATTTACAATTGCAGCGCCTTTTCCAGGCACTCAATTATTTGAACAAGTAAAAAATGCAGGATTACTCGAATATAACTCATGGGAAGATTTTGACGGATGCCATGGTCCAATATTAAGAACTAAATCATTAACAAAAGATGAGTTAGTTGGTTTACAGAAAAAAATGTATAAACAATATTATTTTTCTATCCCTGTAATTATTCAAAATTTAAAAAGCATGAGAAGTGTTGCAGATGTGAGAAGATTGGTTAGGGGATTTAATTCGTTGTTATCGAGATTTGTTTTTTATAAGAAATAA
- a CDS encoding class I SAM-dependent methyltransferase — MNFTNEAISYHFDILARNYGKKRIKNYYLSGIHKLIKSFMNNVSEKNVLEIGCGTGEFLNSLLVKRGIGLDISKKMIEIANLNYDGNNLKFYVGDLLKFNSKLDFDYIVLIDVIEHLADIHSAIHSLARLSNQNTIIIMSFSNPFWETPFKIFELLGLKDSEGPHNLTSIKKLKYVLYKNNFHVLTSGYRFLLPVKIPLFSNFFNSFFYKIPILRNLGMTQYIVCKQAKSL; from the coding sequence ATGAATTTTACAAATGAAGCAATTAGTTATCATTTCGATATATTGGCCCGGAATTATGGAAAGAAAAGGATAAAAAACTATTATCTTTCGGGAATTCATAAATTAATAAAATCTTTCATGAATAATGTTTCTGAAAAAAATGTTCTTGAAATAGGTTGTGGAACAGGGGAATTTTTAAATTCGTTATTGGTAAAAAGAGGTATTGGTTTAGATATCAGTAAAAAAATGATTGAAATCGCAAATCTTAATTATGACGGAAACAATTTAAAATTCTATGTTGGCGATTTATTAAAATTTAATTCAAAATTAGATTTTGATTATATTGTGTTGATTGATGTAATTGAACATTTAGCAGACATTCATTCAGCTATACATTCATTAGCTCGTTTATCTAATCAAAACACAATCATTATTATGAGTTTTTCTAACCCATTTTGGGAAACCCCATTTAAGATTTTTGAGTTATTAGGTTTAAAAGATTCAGAAGGGCCCCATAATTTAACTTCCATTAAAAAATTGAAATATGTTTTATATAAAAATAATTTCCATGTATTAACTTCAGGATATAGATTTTTATTACCGGTTAAAATACCCTTATTTTCAAACTTTTTTAATTCTTTTTTTTATAAAATTCCAATATTAAGAAATTTAGGGATGACTCAGTATATAGTATGTAAACAAGCGAAATCATTATAA
- a CDS encoding cobalamin-dependent protein (Presence of a B(12) (cobalamin)-binding domain implies dependence on cobalamin itself, in one of its several forms, or in some unusual lineages, dependence on a cobalamin-like analog.) encodes MAEERCDAVLVIPNPYTAEGINDTTHEQLLGILYIGTLLQKNGFKCKIIDAKVLGLSNSEIIQQIYDFKPKLIGITLVSVSYKATKDLCEKIRNLEFSPRVILGGPHPTSLPKETLAEFNVDAVVIGEGEQTFLEIVNNLKNNLPLFQNVAGVAYKENGELKFNSSRPINANIDELPFPDHSMLPDPYLYKRRTNQSPAVPILTSRGCPYLCTFCSRDVYKNKVLFRTPKNVVNEIDYLVETFKFKQIDIIDDNFLVNKNRAKEILQMIIERPYKIAINLQSGVRVDAIDEELLIFMKKAGVYRVALGVESGDERVLKNSKKGIKLDEVRKAVKLVKQAKLRADCFFMIGLPGDNAESMQRTIDFAKELKPNTANFSMTIPFPGTELYREAKEHGQLFIDTRYGLDSGYNAANVAYLLEGMDKQEILKYYKKAYRDFYLRPIQIFRMLLDVKSIEEFKWLIKTGTSVFKSILLKN; translated from the coding sequence ATGGCTGAAGAAAGATGTGATGCAGTATTAGTCATCCCCAATCCATATACTGCTGAAGGGATTAATGATACAACACATGAACAACTTTTGGGTATACTTTACATAGGCACATTACTTCAGAAAAATGGATTTAAATGCAAGATTATTGATGCAAAAGTATTAGGTTTATCCAATTCTGAGATTATTCAACAAATATATGATTTCAAACCTAAACTTATTGGAATAACTTTAGTATCTGTTTCTTATAAAGCAACCAAAGATTTATGTGAAAAAATTAGAAATTTAGAATTTAGTCCCCGTGTGATTTTAGGGGGACCGCATCCAACTTCATTACCAAAAGAGACATTGGCTGAATTTAACGTTGATGCAGTTGTAATCGGCGAAGGTGAACAAACATTTTTAGAAATTGTTAATAACTTGAAAAACAATTTACCTTTATTTCAAAATGTTGCTGGTGTTGCATACAAAGAAAACGGAGAATTGAAATTTAATTCATCAAGACCCATCAACGCAAACATTGATGAATTACCATTTCCGGACCATAGCATGCTGCCTGATCCTTATTTATATAAACGCAGAACTAACCAATCTCCTGCAGTTCCAATTTTAACTAGCAGAGGCTGTCCATATTTATGCACATTTTGCAGCCGAGACGTATACAAAAATAAAGTTTTATTCAGGACTCCCAAGAATGTAGTTAATGAGATAGATTATTTAGTTGAAACTTTTAAATTTAAACAGATTGATATAATAGATGACAATTTTCTTGTTAATAAAAATCGTGCAAAAGAAATTTTACAAATGATAATTGAACGTCCTTATAAAATCGCGATAAATCTCCAAAGCGGCGTAAGAGTTGATGCAATTGATGAAGAGTTACTCATATTTATGAAAAAAGCAGGGGTTTATCGTGTTGCATTAGGGGTAGAATCCGGAGATGAAAGAGTGTTGAAAAATTCTAAAAAAGGCATTAAATTAGATGAAGTGAGAAAAGCTGTTAAACTTGTTAAACAGGCAAAGTTAAGAGCAGATTGTTTTTTCATGATAGGTTTACCCGGTGACAATGCCGAAAGCATGCAAAGAACAATTGATTTTGCAAAAGAGCTCAAACCAAATACGGCTAATTTTTCAATGACAATACCATTTCCAGGCACTGAACTTTATAGAGAAGCAAAGGAACATGGACAACTTTTTATTGACACAAGATATGGTCTTGATTCAGGTTATAACGCTGCAAATGTTGCGTATTTGTTAGAAGGAATGGACAAGCAAGAAATTTTAAAATATTATAAGAAAGCATACAGAGATTTTTATTTACGGCCTATACAAATATTTAGGATGCTATTGGATGTTAAATCAATAGAAGAATTCAAATGGTTGATTAAAACTGGCACTTCGGTATTTAAAAGCATATTATTAAAAAACTAA
- a CDS encoding glycosyltransferase family 4 protein, translating to MKNILLVINDMVLPNKGGGAPRLYAVARAFKRLGYNPIVFCPLGISEKEAFDKTGIKFISMYNISRHDFKKIIKYAFYNPILFLKILKLIKKYKTDLIFVHNAVCGFPSIVAGKLTGTPVVFDPTDFIAEFGKDSVQGRLKKLFFALVGKFEAWTIKKADKVISNTLFIKNYLEKRYNREIDIVYDGVNLKTFYPDKNRNDDKFVAVLQGGMDPQDGLEIIIPCIEKLKNSIPNFEFWIVGDGKILPSLKRKAQENNLDQYFKYTGWVSQDEVRKYISNADVGLVILPNRLSGWIRITLRTFEYWACNLPIIAPNLSSMREVTEDKFNCLYYEVGDSQSLADKIYTLYKDSDLREKIKQNGFVDSKKFDDNLLADKIVNLCVREFF from the coding sequence ATGAAAAATATACTTTTAGTTATTAACGACATGGTCCTGCCAAATAAGGGGGGGGGTGCACCTAGACTTTATGCTGTTGCAAGAGCATTTAAAAGATTAGGTTATAACCCTATAGTATTTTGTCCTTTAGGGATAAGTGAAAAAGAAGCATTTGATAAAACTGGAATTAAATTTATTTCAATGTACAATATTAGTCGTCATGATTTTAAAAAAATTATTAAATATGCATTTTACAATCCAATATTGTTTCTTAAGATATTAAAGTTGATTAAAAAATATAAAACTGATTTGATTTTTGTTCATAATGCAGTTTGTGGTTTTCCCTCAATAGTTGCAGGTAAGCTAACTGGAACACCTGTAGTGTTTGATCCTACTGATTTTATTGCTGAGTTTGGTAAGGATAGCGTACAAGGTAGATTGAAAAAATTATTTTTTGCTTTGGTAGGCAAATTTGAAGCATGGACAATAAAAAAAGCCGATAAAGTTATTTCAAATACGCTATTTATAAAGAATTATTTGGAAAAGCGTTACAATAGGGAAATTGATATTGTTTATGATGGTGTTAATCTTAAAACCTTCTATCCTGATAAAAACAGGAATGATGATAAATTTGTAGCTGTTTTACAAGGAGGTATGGATCCTCAAGATGGTTTGGAAATAATTATACCATGTATTGAAAAACTGAAAAATTCTATCCCTAATTTTGAATTCTGGATTGTAGGTGATGGGAAAATTTTACCTAGCCTAAAAAGAAAGGCTCAAGAAAATAATTTGGATCAATATTTTAAATATACTGGGTGGGTGTCTCAGGATGAAGTTAGAAAATATATCTCAAATGCTGATGTAGGCCTCGTTATACTCCCAAATCGCCTCTCAGGATGGATTAGGATTACTTTAAGAACATTTGAGTATTGGGCATGTAACCTGCCAATTATCGCACCAAATTTAAGTTCAATGCGTGAAGTTACTGAGGATAAATTTAATTGCTTGTATTATGAAGTAGGTGATTCTCAAAGTTTAGCTGATAAAATTTATACTTTATACAAAGATTCAGATTTGCGGGAGAAAATTAAACAGAATGGTTTTGTTGATTCAAAAAAGTTTGATGATAATTTACTTGCCGATAAGATAGTGAATCTATGTGTTAGAGAATTTTTTTAA
- a CDS encoding class I SAM-dependent methyltransferase — protein MEKTEKYSFKKYNNVNRFISYYYQLLIVINLKPKKVLEIGVGHGFFTNNLRYMGYDITTCDIDKDLRPDIVSDITKLNLPDNSYDTVVAFEVLEHLPFKLFEKSLIEMKRVSKKYVVLSIPHPTLYLGLFAGFQKPLIKLNFRIPTPFLRRKFKKLIKFRKGKGIIDKIKNIFLKLFYSEEHYWEMGIKNYPSNKIIKKIEKHFKIVKSFQPKYSVYHHFFVLEK, from the coding sequence TTGGAAAAAACAGAAAAATACAGTTTTAAAAAGTATAATAATGTTAATCGTTTTATTAGTTATTATTATCAATTATTGATAGTTATTAATCTTAAACCTAAAAAAGTTTTAGAGATTGGCGTCGGTCATGGATTTTTCACAAATAATCTTAGATATATGGGATATGACATAACTACATGTGATATTGACAAAGATCTTAGACCAGACATAGTTTCAGATATCACAAAATTAAATCTTCCCGATAACTCGTACGATACTGTTGTTGCTTTTGAAGTTTTAGAACATTTACCTTTCAAACTTTTTGAAAAATCTTTAATTGAAATGAAACGAGTTTCAAAAAAATATGTAGTTTTATCAATCCCTCACCCTACTCTTTATTTGGGATTATTTGCGGGTTTTCAAAAACCGTTGATTAAATTAAACTTTCGCATTCCGACGCCTTTTTTAAGAAGAAAATTTAAAAAATTAATTAAATTTAGAAAAGGTAAAGGAATTATTGACAAAATCAAAAATATATTTTTAAAACTTTTTTACTCAGAAGAACATTATTGGGAAATGGGGATAAAAAATTATCCAAGCAATAAAATTATTAAAAAGATAGAAAAACATTTTAAGATAGTTAAAAGTTTTCAACCCAAATATAGTGTCTATCATCACTTTTTTGTATTAGAAAAATAA
- a CDS encoding DegT/DnrJ/EryC1/StrS family aminotransferase, translated as MTFIPVASAYITEEDAKAVYDVVKSTWLSQGKKVLEFEEQFKKYVNAKHAIAVNNGTSAIHLILAGLGIKQGDEVILPSMTFISTANAVLYQNATPILAECDPKTYNITPQEIERRITDKTKAVIAVDMNGMPVDYDEIQKVCDKHSVYFIADSAESLGATYKYRKIGEIAPVHMFSFFPNKNVTTGEGGMITTDDDVLAEKIRMLRNQGQNGRYNHVMLGYNYRMTEMQAALGIVQLKRLDWIIAEKNKITNVYNLRFKNNPHINPPFIPNYVTQHSWYMYAISINGTLEERDNLVKKLNEAGIGTRLSFPPIHSQPLFCERFGYNVNSLPVTQAAWTKLIDIPVWVGMKDEDQEKIITTLEKFCSVKF; from the coding sequence ATGACATTTATACCAGTTGCAAGTGCATATATTACAGAAGAAGATGCTAAAGCAGTTTATGATGTTGTTAAATCAACATGGTTAAGCCAAGGTAAAAAAGTTTTAGAATTTGAAGAACAATTTAAAAAATATGTTAATGCAAAACATGCAATAGCAGTAAATAATGGCACATCTGCAATACACTTGATTCTTGCAGGATTAGGCATAAAGCAAGGAGATGAAGTAATTTTGCCTTCTATGACGTTTATCTCAACTGCTAATGCGGTTTTATATCAAAATGCAACACCAATTCTTGCAGAATGCGATCCTAAAACATATAATATTACGCCCCAAGAAATAGAACGAAGAATAACTGATAAAACTAAAGCAGTAATTGCTGTAGACATGAATGGCATGCCTGTTGATTATGATGAAATTCAAAAAGTTTGTGACAAACATTCAGTATATTTTATTGCGGACAGTGCTGAAAGTTTAGGCGCAACTTATAAATATCGTAAAATTGGAGAAATAGCGCCAGTACATATGTTTAGTTTTTTCCCTAATAAAAATGTTACAACTGGTGAAGGGGGCATGATTACTACCGATGACGATGTCTTAGCTGAAAAAATTAGAATGCTGCGTAATCAAGGACAAAATGGGAGATATAATCATGTTATGTTAGGTTACAATTACCGAATGACTGAAATGCAGGCTGCGCTAGGAATAGTCCAATTAAAAAGATTAGATTGGATTATCGCCGAAAAAAATAAAATTACAAATGTCTATAATTTAAGATTTAAAAATAATCCGCACATCAATCCCCCATTTATCCCGAATTATGTAACACAACATTCATGGTACATGTATGCAATTTCTATAAATGGCACACTTGAAGAAAGAGACAATCTTGTTAAAAAATTGAATGAAGCAGGTATAGGAACAAGATTAAGCTTCCCGCCAATACATTCTCAACCATTATTTTGTGAACGGTTCGGTTATAACGTTAATTCATTGCCTGTAACGCAGGCAGCATGGACAAAATTAATTGATATACCAGTGTGGGTTGGAATGAAAGACGAAGATCAAGAAAAAATAATAACTACGCTTGAAAAATTCTGTTCAGTTAAGTTTTAA
- a CDS encoding glycosyltransferase family 39 protein, which translates to MHANKLNKYSILLIIILIIAFIIRFIGAENPFCGNDKAMFQQFSIDSFPIEGLNSLFKFDNYGMGNPLRVFALLYSIIYPIFWIFILGIYTIIGIPITELSWRLPVILIGLLSLIVIYRFLLLFLKKKESLMITAFFAILPIHVAWSRSLANIMMFSLPIQLGAIYYCIKYFQTNNTKYAFRNSVLSAIFILTDNFFPQFILVMAFTILASNNDMFNSFQKFTALLKKILNWQTLLLPITAGIFQILIYFMGKFISTSDVGANIGMIGHIFAKPKYFDFHLLSLADSFLGVINPVLFIFILLMVTIGIKHLFTLKKESILLFAGLIYSLPFAFFLDPSTVNVKVYIFTSIVFLIMFSFIMLFKLKFKPYFKNIILVILFIVTILHLFPKIYGIPEYDTNFITNGAYLYDCGIKAVGFWVRTNTAPEAKIMSKYESTRIGPINGKYYLHRQIYNVFEPANMNNFFEKHLNEVDYIILGPYDNDYIQKAEKNSFILSYKLLYQNNKTFLVFSKNVTKTSRNFKNVDISKYDAFYTRTFNKLTDYVGAPNYVSDSPAWV; encoded by the coding sequence ATGCATGCTAATAAATTAAATAAGTATTCAATTCTTCTAATAATTATATTAATAATAGCTTTTATTATCAGATTTATTGGCGCAGAGAATCCATTTTGCGGTAATGATAAAGCAATGTTTCAACAATTTTCAATTGATTCTTTCCCAATTGAAGGTTTAAATTCTTTATTTAAATTTGATAATTATGGAATGGGAAATCCATTGAGAGTATTTGCGCTTTTGTATAGCATAATATATCCCATTTTCTGGATATTTATTTTAGGAATTTATACAATTATCGGTATTCCAATTACTGAACTTTCATGGAGGTTGCCGGTTATTTTAATTGGGTTATTATCTCTTATTGTAATATACCGCTTTTTATTGCTTTTTTTGAAAAAAAAGGAATCTTTAATGATAACTGCATTTTTTGCTATTTTACCGATTCATGTAGCATGGTCTAGAAGTCTAGCAAATATTATGATGTTTTCATTACCTATTCAATTAGGGGCAATTTATTATTGTATTAAATATTTTCAAACTAATAACACCAAATATGCATTTAGAAATTCAGTATTGTCTGCAATATTCATATTAACGGATAATTTTTTCCCGCAATTTATACTTGTAATGGCATTTACTATTTTAGCGTCTAATAACGATATGTTTAATTCATTCCAAAAATTCACCGCCCTACTTAAAAAAATCTTAAATTGGCAAACGTTATTATTGCCAATTACTGCAGGAATATTTCAAATATTAATTTATTTTATGGGTAAATTTATCAGTACTTCTGACGTTGGCGCGAATATAGGTATGATTGGGCATATATTTGCAAAACCAAAATATTTTGATTTCCATCTGCTAAGTTTGGCAGACTCTTTTTTAGGAGTTATCAACCCGGTGCTTTTTATTTTTATATTATTAATGGTAACTATCGGAATTAAACATTTATTTACATTGAAAAAAGAGTCAATTTTACTTTTTGCGGGATTAATTTATTCATTACCCTTTGCATTTTTTCTAGACCCGTCGACTGTTAATGTTAAAGTCTATATTTTTACTTCAATTGTATTCTTAATAATGTTTAGTTTTATAATGCTTTTTAAACTTAAATTTAAACCTTATTTTAAAAATATAATTCTAGTTATTTTATTTATTGTTACTATTCTACATTTATTTCCTAAAATTTATGGAATACCTGAATATGATACTAATTTTATTACAAATGGGGCATATCTTTATGATTGCGGCATTAAAGCAGTAGGATTTTGGGTAAGGACTAACACTGCCCCTGAAGCTAAAATCATGTCCAAATATGAGTCCACGCGTATTGGGCCGATAAATGGAAAATATTATTTACATCGCCAAATTTATAACGTATTTGAACCCGCAAACATGAATAATTTTTTTGAAAAACATTTAAATGAAGTTGATTACATTATCCTTGGTCCATATGATAATGATTATATTCAGAAAGCAGAGAAAAATAGTTTTATTTTGTCTTATAAACTTTTATATCAAAATAATAAAACTTTTTTAGTCTTTTCTAAAAATGTAACCAAAACATCAAGAAATTTTAAAAATGTGGACATCTCAAAATATGATGCTTTTTACACTAGGACATTTAATAAATTAACAGATTATGTGGGTGCACCAAATTATGTATCAGATTCTCCTGCTTGGGTTTAA
- a CDS encoding glycosyltransferase codes for MTFFEKIEKNPVHIAPEDIKVSVVIPTLNEGGCVGGIIQRVQKLMPGFVNEIIVVDGGSIDNTENVVRELGVKFLRQPGKGLGDAYRHGANNIDGNVMVILDADGSHVPEHIPRLTEKIKEGYDLVIASRLKGGLRSEDMKRFSFRTFANYLVGFSCRHIFGTPVSDPWMGFRAIKKEVFQSLGTTSLGQEVDIEMLIRTVKRGHKVTDIETYEPKRIYGESKFNVIFEGTRLSILFTREFLHLSVVDKASWLLSNLYNLQDKVFNLHKK; via the coding sequence ATGACATTCTTTGAAAAAATTGAAAAAAATCCTGTACACATTGCACCGGAAGATATTAAGGTAAGTGTGGTAATTCCAACTTTAAATGAAGGGGGTTGTGTTGGAGGGATAATCCAAAGAGTGCAAAAACTTATGCCTGGATTTGTAAATGAGATTATAGTAGTTGATGGCGGGTCTATTGATAATACTGAAAACGTAGTAAGAGAGCTTGGAGTTAAATTTCTTAGACAACCCGGAAAAGGTTTAGGAGATGCATATAGACATGGGGCAAACAATATTGATGGAAATGTTATGGTTATACTAGATGCAGACGGTTCACACGTTCCAGAACATATACCCCGGCTAACTGAAAAAATTAAGGAGGGTTATGATTTGGTTATAGCATCAAGATTGAAAGGAGGTTTGAGAAGTGAAGACATGAAGCGGTTCAGTTTCCGCACATTTGCAAATTATTTAGTCGGATTTTCATGCAGACATATCTTTGGCACACCTGTTTCAGACCCTTGGATGGGATTCAGAGCCATTAAAAAAGAAGTTTTCCAAAGTTTGGGCACGACGTCATTAGGGCAAGAAGTTGACATAGAAATGCTTATTAGGACTGTTAAAAGAGGACACAAAGTTACTGATATTGAAACTTATGAACCAAAAAGAATCTATGGCGAAAGCAAATTTAATGTAATTTTTGAAGGAACCAGACTAAGTATTTTGTTTACAAGAGAATTTCTTCATTTGAGTGTAGTGGACAAAGCTTCATGGTTACTTAGCAATTTATACAATCTGCAGGACAAAGTATTTAACCTTCATAAAAAATAA